One part of the Bacteroidales bacterium genome encodes these proteins:
- the ltrA gene encoding group II intron reverse transcriptase/maturase yields the protein MIEQVIDRRNIRLASQHVKANKGSAGVDGMRVTELSRHLKIHRDKICSDIVLGKYLPQPILGVEIPKSNGKTRLLGIPTVTDRMLQQAVSQVIMLRFELEFKSHSYGFRPNRNAQQAVQQAQTYINEGYQHIVDIDLKNFFDEVDHCMLMQLLYNKVKCPITLRLVRKWLRAPILIKGKLTKRRKGVPQGSPLSPLLSNILLHELDKELERQGLRYVRYADDFSIYTKSKQAARQAGNSIYLFLRDKLKLLINREKSGIRRPVDFEILGYKFVPTYIKGEKGKYQLVVSDKSWKTLKQNLKTITRKTAPETFSERVRQLKIIQQGWLNYFRMASIHGKLRDIDGWVRNRLRYCIWHDWKKPERKRKNLIRLGVDYRHAYAWSRTRMGGWAVSQSPILVTTITLSRLKKRGYEPMLDYYLKVAPQLNEPLYTRPVRTVV from the coding sequence ATGATAGAACAGGTAATTGACCGAAGGAACATACGACTTGCGAGTCAGCACGTCAAGGCCAATAAAGGGTCGGCGGGAGTTGACGGCATGCGTGTGACGGAGCTATCCAGGCACCTGAAAATACACAGGGACAAGATATGCTCGGACATCGTACTGGGCAAATACCTGCCTCAACCCATCTTAGGGGTAGAGATACCCAAGAGCAACGGTAAAACTCGTCTATTAGGCATACCGACGGTAACCGACCGTATGCTTCAACAGGCAGTCAGCCAGGTGATCATGTTAAGATTTGAGTTGGAGTTCAAGTCACACAGCTATGGATTCCGGCCAAATCGCAATGCCCAACAGGCAGTACAGCAGGCGCAAACGTATATCAATGAAGGTTACCAACACATTGTTGACATAGACCTGAAAAACTTCTTTGATGAAGTAGACCACTGTATGCTGATGCAACTACTGTACAACAAGGTAAAATGTCCCATCACGCTGCGGCTGGTACGCAAATGGCTGAGAGCCCCGATATTGATAAAGGGGAAACTCACCAAACGCAGAAAAGGCGTGCCACAGGGCAGCCCTTTAAGTCCGCTGTTATCCAACATTCTTTTACATGAATTGGATAAAGAGTTGGAAAGACAAGGGTTGCGCTATGTACGCTATGCCGATGACTTTAGTATTTATACGAAAAGTAAACAGGCAGCCCGACAGGCAGGAAACAGTATTTACCTTTTCCTCAGGGATAAGTTAAAACTTCTTATCAACCGGGAGAAAAGCGGCATACGCCGACCTGTCGACTTTGAAATACTGGGATACAAATTCGTTCCCACGTACATCAAAGGTGAAAAGGGAAAATACCAACTGGTAGTAAGCGATAAAAGCTGGAAAACACTCAAACAAAACCTCAAAACCATAACCCGGAAAACTGCACCAGAAACTTTTTCTGAACGCGTCAGACAACTGAAAATCATTCAACAGGGTTGGCTAAATTACTTCCGCATGGCAAGTATCCACGGCAAACTCCGGGATATTGACGGTTGGGTACGCAACAGGCTTAGGTATTGCATATGGCACGACTGGAAGAAACCTGAAAGGAAAAGGAAGAACCTAATCCGCTTAGGAGTTGACTATCGTCATGCCTATGCATGGAGCAGAACGAGAATGGGAGGCTGGGCTGTGTCTCAAAGCCCGATTCTTGTCACGACAATAACGCTAAGCAGGCTAAAGAAGAGAGGTTACGAACCGATGCTCGACTATTATCTGAAAGTCGCTCCCCAACTTAATGAACCGCTGTATACGAGGCCCGTACGTACAGTGGTGTGA